CTTTATCTGCTCTTAAAAGACTAGGATTTTTAAGCCATTCTCTCATTTTTTCAGCTCTTCTAGCAAGAGTGGCTTTATCTTGATAACCTGCTTCAATCATAGCCTCAATCAAAGAAATATTTGATTTAATATATTCACTAACGCTTTCTATGCTAAGATCTACACTACAAGCGGCAGCACTTCTTTCAGCGCTTGCATCGCTTAATTCAAAAGCTTGTTCTACTTTTAAATTTGGTAATCCTTCAATTTCTAAAATTTTACCTGCAAAAATATTTTTCTTATTTTTCTTTTCAACAGTTAATTGACCTTGTTTAATTGCATAGTATGGAATGGCATTGACTAAGTCTCTTAAAGTTACCCCAGGTTGTAATTCTCCACTAAAACGTACTAAAACACTTTCAGGCACATTTAAAGGCATAGATCCAGTAACCGCAGCAAAAGCTACAAGTCCGCTTCCTGCAGGAAATGAGATACCTATAGGAAAACGAGTGTGTGAATCCCCACCTGTTCCAACCGTATCAGGCAACACAAAGCGATTAAGCCATGAATGAATAACCCCATCACCTGGTTTTAAACTCACTCCACCACGGCTTGTCATAAAACTTGGTAAAGTTTTGTGTAAATTTGAATCACTAACTTTTGGATAAGCAGCAGTATGACAAAAACTTTGCATTACAAAATCTGCGTTAAATCCTAAACTAGCCAATTCTTTGATTTCATCTCTTGTCATAGGACCTGTGGTATCTTGAGAACCAACGGTTAAAGTCATAGGTTCTATATACATACCAGGACGCACGCCTTCAACTCCACATGCGCGGCCCAACATTTTTTGAGCTAAAGTATAACCACCGCTTGCTGCTTCTGGCTGTATAGGTTTAGTGAAAATATTTTCATTTTCCATTCCCAAAAATTCTCTAGCCTTAGCACAAAGTCCGCGACCAATGATAAGTGGAATTCTTCCGCCTGCTCTGACTTCATCTAAAATAGTATTTGGACTTAGCTTAAACTCAGCAATTACAGAGCCATTTTTCACAATTTTTCCCTCATAAGGATGAATTTCAAATTCATCACCCATTTCTAAATTTGTTACATCGCAAATTATAGGTAAAGCACCACTATCTTGAGCAGTATTAAAGAAAATTGGAGCTATGGTAGAACCCATTACTATGCCGCCACTATGTTTATTTGGAACACCATCAATTTCTTTACCCAAATGCCATTGTATAGAGTTAATCGCTGATTTTCTGCTCGAACCTGTTCCAACCACATCACCCACATACACAATTTCTCGACCGCTTTTTTTAAGTTCTTTAATCTTTTCTAAAGATCCCGCTTGTCTGACTTTAAGCATAGCATTAGCATGTAAAGGAATGTCACTTCTAGTAAAAGCATCTCCAGCTGGACTTAAATCATCGGTATTTGTTTCGCCGGCCACTTTAAACACTACACATTTAATCACTTCAGGTAATTTTTCTTTTTTATTAAACCATTCTGCATTTGCCCAACTCTCTAAAACGGATTTAGCATGGGTATTAGCCTTACTAAGTTCTGCAATAGTATGGAAATCATCATGCACAAAAATAATATTTTTAAGCACATCTGCTGCCTTGCTAGCAATGCTTTCATCTTTCAAAGCATCAATTAAAACTTTTACATTGTAACCACCTAGCATTGTTTCAAGCATTTTCAAAGCACGATCTTTATCTATGCTTGGAGCTTTAATCTCACCTTTTAAAATAGAATCTAAAAACTCACACTTAACTAAAGCTGCATCATCAACGCCTGGATTAACACGGTTTTGTAAAATATTTGCTAATTCTTCATCATTTTGAGTTTTGAGTATTTCGCAAAGTTCTCTAGTTTGCTCTGCATTTAAAGGAAGCGGAGGAACGCCTAAAGCTGCTCTTTCTTCAACTAATTTTTGATAATTTTCTTTGAAAGACATTTTTTCTCCTTGGTTTTATTTTGGTCTTTGGTATAATTGTAACGATAGAAAGGATAAAAAATGTTTAAAATATATTATTCCACTCCCTTTTGTTACCTATCTTTACAAAGTGATGGAAAAACCCTTATACAGCTTGATTTTTGTGATGATAAAGGCGAAGAAAAAAGCTGTGAAATTTTGCTACAAGCTTGCAAGGAACTTGATTTATATTTTTTAGGAAAATTAAAAAAATTTAGCATTCCTCTAAGAGTACAAGGTAGCAAATTTGAACAAAAAGTTTATCAAGCTTTAATGCAAATTCCTTATGGAAAAACTGCCACTTATAAAGAAATTGCCCAAAATATCAATCATCCTAAAGCTTTTCGTGCAGTAGGAAACGCAAATTCTAAAAATCAACTTCCTATTTTTATCCCATGTCACCGTGTTGTTGCAAGCAATGGCATAGGCGGATATAACGGTGGAATTAAAATCAAAAAATTTTTAATGGAGCTTGAGAGAAAATTTATTTGAACCAAAAGTGCGAAAATATTACTCATTTCTACAATCAGATATGAAAACATTTTATAAAAAATCAAACAACTTTTGCTCTTGATTTGCATTTTTTACAAATTCATTTTCAAATTCATCAAAATTTTCAAGAAAAACAAGAATATATTTAAAATCTTGCATTTGCTTTAAATCGCTTATTTTAGAATAAGAAAAATCACAAAATAAAGAATTTTTTAAAGCAATTTTAAGTCCTTGAAAGCCTTTGAAATTTTCTTGCCAAAATTCTAATTCTTCTTCGTTTTCCACTGCAATAAAAGCTTTAGAACTTGTTCCAAACTCTACAATTTGCATTGCTTTATTGACAAAATAAATTTTAAAAAGATTTAATTTATTTAAATCAAAATGAATCTTTAATTTATTTTCTTGTAAAAAAAACACAAATTTAGCAAAAATTTCAGTATAGATAAAAGGGAGTTTTAGGTTTTTAAAATACAAATCATTGCAAATTAAAGTGCTATAAAAAGGGCTTGAAATTTGAAATTTTTGCACTTTAGCTGCTTTTAGAATTTCATAATTAGCACAAAGTTTTGAAAGATAGTTTTCATTATCAAGGCAAAAAATTTCGCCTTTTTTAGCCCTAATCAAAGAAGTAAAATCCAAAAAAGCATTAGCGTGTAAAATTTTTAAATTAAAAACCTTGCAAAATTCTAATTCTCTTTTAGAGCAAAATAAAAATTTACATTCCTTTTCTTCGCATAAAAATCTCAAAAGCCTTAAAATCGCATTTTCTAAATTTTCACTTTTTAGCAAATAAACTTCTTTGTCTTTAATGTCGATTATTTTATCGCAAACAATGACAAAAGCACCTTTTTCTACAGCTCTTTTAATTTCTTCTTCATCATTGCTAAAAAAAGCAAAACTTGGTTTTACCTCGCTTGAATTTAAGGCAAAACCACCCACACTTAAAGTGCTACCTTCATTTAAAATTTGTGTATTTAAAAGCTCATTAAGATTACTAATATTCATTATCCGATTAAAGAACCATTTTCTACAAGTTGTTCTGGACTAATTAATACAAGTTTATCGCCGCTTTTTGCTGAAAGTATCATTCCGTCGCTCTCAAACCCGAAAATCTTAGCTTTTTTAAGATTACTTATCACGCAAACTTGTTTTCCAATCAAATCACTTGCTTTATAGTATTTAGCTATGCCTGAGAGCACTTGGCGGACTTCTTTATTATCCAACTCAAGCTGGAATTTTAAAAGCTTTTCGCTTCCTTCTATGTTTTGACAATCAAGCACTTTAGCAACTTTTATCTCAATTTTTACAAAATCATCAATCTTTATCTTAGGACTTTCTTCTTTTTTTATTTCTTGTTTTTCCTCGCTTAAAAGGGCTTTTTCTACTTTTGGAAATAAAGCTTCACAAGCGTTTGCTTTGAAATTTAAAAGCTCGTTTTTAATGATGAGTTTTTCATAATTTTGACTTGAAATTTCAAAATTTAAAGCTTTTGCCACTTTTTGACAAGATTTTGGTAAAGCAGGACTTAGTAAAATACTGACTTTGGCCAAAATATTTGCACAAAGCGCTACAAGGGCATTTGCCTCATTATTTTTGTTTTCTTTGATTAAATTCCAAGGCTCGTATTTACTAATAGCCAAATTTGCCACACTTAAAGCCTTAAAAAGCTCTTCTAAATAGCGATTACATTGCAAATTTTCTAAAAATTCTATCGCTAAGTTTAAATATTCTTTTGCAGTATCTAATTCATCTTTATAAAGCTTTAAAACCTCATTTTGCAAAATTTCACCACCGCTATATTTAGTACTCATTCCTATGATGCGATTTAACAAATTTCCAAATTCATTGCTAAGCTCCGCATTGATGCGATTTATTAACATAGCTTCACTAAAATCTCCATCATTTCCAAAAGGCACTTCTCTGAGTAAAAAATATCTAAAAGCTTCCAAACCATAAACATCCACAACTTCCTTAGGCTTTACAACATTACCTTTAGATTTGCTCATTTTCTCACCATCCCTAGTCCACCAACCATGTGCTCCAATAATTTCAGGTAAAGGCAAATCCGCGCTCATTAAAAAAGCAGGCCAATAAATCGCATGAAAACGCAAAATATCCTTACCCACTAAATGTACATGAGCAGGCCAAAATTTTGCATTTTCACCTTCAGTGCCATAATCAAGAGAACTTACATAAATAAAAAGCGCATCAAGCCATACATAAATGATATGCTTTTCATCGTTGATTTCTTTTGGTAAATTAATCCCCCAATCAAAACTCGTTCTAGTGATGGATAAATCTTTCAAACCGCCTTGTATAAAATTAATCAGCTCATTTTTTTTGTTTTTTGGTAATATAGGATCTTTTTCTTCATACCATTGTAAAATTTTATCTTGGTATTTTGAGAGTTTGAAAAAATAACTTTCTTCTTTTAAAAGCGAAGTATTTTTGCCACAATCAGGACAGGCACAATCATTCACAAGTTGAGATTTGGTAAAAAAACTCTCACAAGATACACAATAATGCCCTTCGTATTCATCTTTATAAATATCGCCTTTTTGCCACATTTTTAAAAACATAGCTTTAACAAATTCAATATGTCTATTATCTGTCGTTCTAGCGTAAATATCATAAGTGATTTCAAATTCATCCCAAAGTTTTTTAAATTCTAAACTGATTTTATCGGCGTATTCTTTTGGGCTAAAATTTCTTACTTTTGCGGCTTCTTCTATCTTTTGTCCATGTTCATCAGTTCCGGTTAAAAATCTCGTTTCATGCCCTTGTAAACGATAAAATCTAGCCAGCGTATCGGCTATGATAGTCGTATAAGCGTGTCCTAAATGAGGCACATCATTTACATAATAAATTGGAGTAGTAATATAACGCATTCTTTTCCTTTAAAAATCAAATCCGCCCTCAGTTTTACCCTTGGACATACTATTATAAACTGCATCGACATAATTTTTTCTTGTCTCGCAGCTAAAAATTTCATCGCAATTATAACAAGACTTTAAGCCTTTGGTATTTTGACAAGAGATTAAAATTTCTTTTTTTTTATCCATTTCTTGCTCAAATTCATCTCTAATCTCACTCATTATATGCCTTTAAAAGCTTTGAAATTTCATAATTTGATCCAAAAAAGCAAGGCGTTGTGGCGTGGATTTCATCAAATTTAAGCTCCAATAAAGAATTATTTTTGCCATTTGTGGTTTTACCGCCTGCTCTTTCTATGATAAAGGCTAAAGGAAAGACTTCAAAAAAAGCACGCAATTTTCCTTTAGGAGCGTCTTTTGTTGCTGGATAGCTAAAAAGTCCGCCACCTTTGAGTAAAATTTGATTTATATCGCTTACCATAGCTCCTGAATACCTTAAACGATAGCCTTCATCAAATAATTCTTTAATGAATTTAGCGTGCTTTTCTTCCCAAAATTTTTGAGTACCACCTGTAGCGTTGATTTTGCCTTTTTCTTGCATTTTAAGTTCTTTGACAAAAATAAATTCATTATTTTCATTAACGCGGTAAAGTTTTGGTAAATCTTCACAAATCACAAGTTCCAAACGCGCTCCATACATACTATAAAGTGCAGCTTTTAAATTTTTCGCATCTGCTTTTTCTTCATAAATGGCAAAAATCGAACCTATAGCAAAATTAACATCCATTAAACTTGAACCATCAAGCGGATCATAAGCAACTACAAATTTAGCCTTTTCATTGATAGTTAAAATTTCATCTTTTTCCTCGCTGATAATAGCTTTAATGCTAGAACATTTACTTAAAGTTTTTGTGATGATTTCATCACTTAAGACATCAAATTTAAGCTGGGTATCACCAGTGGAATTTTGATTTTGACTGTAACTTGTATCAGGAAATTTCAAAGCTTTAGAAATTTCTAAAACTGCTTCTTGTATGTAAGAGATAAGTTCTTGCATTTTTATAATTCTCCTTTTAATTTTTTTGCATTTTGTAAAATATATTCACAAATTCCTTGTATATCATTTAAATCAAGCCAAACCAAACTTTTATGCGAAATTTTTTCATAACTTGCAACAGCATTTGAAAAAGCGAAATAGCTTTCATCAATTTCCTTACAAAAGACACTAATGCGTGGCAAATCAAGTGTTTTTAAACCCTCAACCAAACACAAATCAAAATCAGGCGATATTCTTAAAGCACTAAAAATATCCCTTTCTTGATGCGAAAAAAAAGTTGTTCTTGTAGGGCTAAGCACCATCACTTCGGCGCCACTTTGAAAAAATTTAAAGCTATCCTTACCGTTAAAATCAAATTGCGCTTTATCAGAAGGATCGTGTTTGATAATTAGCACTTTTAAATCTTGATTTATAAATTCATTTGCAATTTTTGTAATCAAAGTTGTTTTGCCTGAATTTGAAGGACCGCTAAAAGCCATAACCAATTGTTTCATTCTAATTTCCTTAAAACAAAAAAGAAATTATAATATTTTAAACCAAAAAATAGAGTTAAAAGGTTAAAATATGAAAAATTTTTTAGGATAGATTATGAAATTTTATATTTTAATTTTAAGCATAGTTTTACTGAGTGCTTGTTCGCGCGAAAGCATTAATTATACCAACTTAAAAGCACAAACTTTAATGCACACTCACAAACAAAAACTTAGCAAAGATCACTTAAGTGGCATTGCAAGTTTAAGCTACTTAAATCCTGTTTTGGATTATAAAAGCAAAGATGAAATTTTTGTCTTAGCCTTGGCACCAAAAGAATTTGAACACAAAAAAATGGAAGTTTTTATCAACAACAATAAAGCCCAAATCACGCCTTTAGAACACAACGATGAACTTTTAAAATATCTCATTAACAATGAATATTCAAACTATTATAAAGTTAGCATATCCAATCAAAACAATATCACTTTGCAAGCTAAAGTTTGTTTGCAAGATTTGCCTTGTTTTGAATTAAATTTTCAAAAATACTCGAAATCTTTATATTATCGTTCAATAGAGCTTGATACACAATATAATTAGCCAAAACTTTTTTAGCATAAATTCTGCTTTCTTGATAAGGCACAAGCTCCATAGATAAAAAAGGTTCGTATTTGCCTTCCTTGAACATATCTGGACGCTCCAACATTCTTCTAGTAAATCCTATACCGCCATTATAGGCATAAGCTACAAAAACAGGGGAATTAAGATAAGTTTCCAAATAATTTAAATGATGATTAGCAAAATAATAAGCTACTTCAGGTTTAAATACCTCATCTTGATCAAAATTTGGAATTTTCAACTCTTTTTGTCCTATATGATTAGCTAAAAATGGCATAAATTGCATTACGCCTAAAGCATAAGAGGTTGAAATAGCCGTAGGAATAAAGCGACTCTCTTGTCTGGCAATAGCCATAATTAAAGCTTGTCTTTGAACAGGATAATCTTTTAAATATTCAAAATAAGGCATAATAAAATAATTTTTCTTGAATTTAGAAACTCTTTCCATAATATAAGCATAAATAGCTAAGGTATGTTGAGAATTAAACTGCTTTGCAAGCTTTAAAAGCTCGGCTTCGTCAGCGTTTTGAATCTGCTTATTTAAATTTTGCCACAAAAAAGGATCTAATAAATCAAAATTAGATTTTTTATCGTCTGCTGTCAAAACAATAATTTCTGGAAAAGGTTTATTTCTAAGTTCCTTAGCATACAATGCATAAATATTTAAAGAATTGCTTTGTGCTAAAGTTTCCAAATATTGCTCATTTTTACTGATTAAATACATCCAAAAAAGCGCATTGTCTTTAGTATAAGACATCTTAAAACTTAAATAAGCTTGTTGAAAAAATGCAAAAGCCTGTTTTTCTTCATCATGCAACAAAGCATTTACTCCTAAATAAAAAGCTGTATCTTCCTTAACTATTTGTGGATTGATATTTACCAAAGAAGCACGGATTTTTGGATTTTTCTTCTTAATAATGATATTTTGAGCAAAAGTTTTAAAAGACCCATGTTTAGCAAGCTCATTGACAAATTCATCGCTTAAAACAAGATCATTATTTTTAAAATAATCATAAAATTGCAAAAAAGCTGATGAATTAAGTTTTTGAGCACTATAGGCTAAAGGATTATCTTGATTAAAAGCTTCAAGCTTAAAAGCCGAATTTGGATAGTTTTGTTTTAATTCTTTAGCAAGCTTTGTTCTTGTTGTTTTGTCTAAGGAAGATATAAAATATAAAGAATTGCTACGGTAATTTTTACAAGTAAGATTGGCATCTAAAATGGTTTTTTTATTATAATTAAAACATGGGGCATAAGCTGGATCAATATAGGTTTGAACAGGAACTAATTTCTCAAATTCGGTTTTTATTTTTCCCACATAACGAAAAATATGATTTGCTAAATTTTGCGCTTCTTTTTTATTGATTTTTTTCTCTTCTAAAAGTCTATGAATATAATAATCTTTTGCTAAAGAATTTTCTTTAATTCTTAAAGTTTTTAAATCATATTCAGCAGCAAAAGGAAAAGTCAAAAATAAAAATAAAAATAAAAATAATCTCATAAAAAACCTTAAAACATATTAGCAATCAACACACTAATAAATTGTAAAACCAAAATAATAATTAATGGCGCCAAATCGATATTTCCAATGCGTGTTGGAATTTTCCTTACCAAAGCATAAGCAGGATAGCTAAGTTTATATAAAATCTGCACGATAGGATTATAAGGATCAGGATTTACCCAGCTCAAAAAAGCCGTAATAACAATAATCCAAGTATAAATACTGATAAGAATTTGAATCATTTGTAATAAGGACTGAAACAAAGAATCAATAATCATTTTTTATATCCTTACCAAATCATAAATAAAATCTTTTATATGCGGATACAAATCATTAAGTTCTGGGCCATGGATGCTTCCTGTTAAGATGATTCTTAATGGCATAAAAAATTTCTTACCTTTAAGCTCGGTTTTTTTCATTAACTCATTTTTAAAGTCTTCATAATTTTCACTCAAAGCCAAATCACGCAAAGCAACTTTGATAGTTTTACACTCATCCTCAAATTCAGCATAATTTTTAACACCAAAAATCAAACTAATTTTTTCCTTAAGCTCTTTTATAGTACTTGCTTCTTGAGTATAAAATTTGGCTAGTGCTGCTACATCTTTACCTAAATTTAAAAGTTTATTGAGCTCATCATTTGGCATCATTTTTATATGTTCGCGATTAATCTGTAAAAGCTTTTTAAGATCAAATCTTGCCGGAGCTTTAGAAACTTTAGAAATATCAAACCAAGTAATAGCCTCTTCTAAAGTAAAAATTTCACAAGGAGTTTTATTGCCTAGCATGATAAGATAATTCGCAATAGTACTCGGTAAAATTCCGCTTTCAAGTAGCCATTTTACCGAAGAATGCGCCTCTCTTTTGCTCATTTTCACTCCTTCTTCATTTAAAATGATAGGCAAATGTGCATAAGTCATAGCTTTTTCATAACCTAAACTCGCACGGATATGTTCTTGTTTTGGCGTATTAGAGACATGATCTTCGCCGCGGATAATGCAAGTAACATTTTCGAGCATATCATCAACCGCACAAGCAAAATTATAAGTAGGCGTCTTATCTGTTCTCATAATCACAAAAGAGTCAATATTTTCAGGCTCAAAACTTAGCTCACCTTTAATAAAGTCTCTAAATTTCATTGTTTGATTAGGCTTTTTAAGGCGGATTACAAAAGGTTTTTCACATTTTAAAACATCTATATCAGCCAAATTCTCACAAGTGCCATCATAGCGATAAGCCTTGCCTTGCTTTTTGGCAAGTTCTTTTTTGCTTTCCAATTCCTCTTCTGTGCAAAAACAAGCAAAAGCCTTTTTTTCGCTAACAAGTTTTAAAGCCATTTGACGGTGAAATTTCAAATTCTCACTTTGCACATAATAATGCTGCCAAGAAATTCCAAAAAGCTTCAAAATTTCCTTAATTTCCTCTTCTTTTCCTGCGATATTTCTAGCTTTATCCGTATCTTCTATACGCAAAATAAAATCCGTGTTATTTTGTCTAGCACAAATGTAATTAAAAATAGCCGCACGCAAATTTCCTATGTGCATATCTCCAGTAGGAGATGGAGCAAAACGATACATTTTAAATAACTTCCTTTGAAATTTAGAATTTTTGGCTGATTATAAAAAAAAAATATTAATCAAAATAAAACCATTCTTTCATTTACAATTTCTTAGATACAATTTCGCTTATGTTATTTTTAGTTTTTTCATTCGGGATATTATTACTTTTCGCTATTGCAAATATCTACATTTATAAAAGATTTATTTTGCAAATTCATTTTTTAAAACCTTTTAAAAAAATATTCGCACTGCTTTTAATACTTTTGTTTTTAGGACAAGCTATTTTCTTGCTTTTTCGTAGGGATGATTATTTAAGTGATTTTATTTATGGACTTTTAGCAAGTTTTTACGCGGTAAGTTATTGCTTATTTTTAATTGCCTTGTTAGCAGACTTATTTAAAATTTTAAGTTCTTTTTTACAAAATAAAGGGCTATTTTTGGGTATAAATTCCAAATATGCCAAAACTTTTTTTGACATTTTCTTCATATTACTAGGATGTTTTTTTATACAATACAGCATAAATAATGCCCTTGGAACACCTAGCGTAAAAGAAAAGGAAATTGTCATTCCAAAATTGAAAGAAAATTTAAAAATCATTTTGCTTAGCGACATTCATCTTGGAAAAAATTTGCATGAAGATTTTTTGCAAAAACTTATAGAAAAAGTCAATGTTTATGAGGATATTGATGCGGTAGTTATTGTAGGAGATTTAATTGATACAAAACCACAAAATTTAAGCTCTTATATTCATAAACTTGATGAATTTAAGTCCAAATATGGAACTTTTTACGCGCTAGGCAATCATGAGTATTATCACGATGCCGATGAAGTTATAAAACTCTTAAAAACATATACTAAACTTAATATTTTAATTAATGATGTCAAAATATTACCTTCAATTAATATAGCCGGTATAGCTGATTTATCTAGCTATAGTTTTCAATCTCATATTCCTGATATCGATGCTATCAAAAATAAACTTGATCCAAATTTACCTAGCATCTTGCTTTCACACCAACCAAAAAGTGTCGATGTGCTCGATCTAAGCCATTTTGATCTTATTTTAAGTGGCCATACACATGCGGGACAAATATTTCCTTTTGCATTTTTGGTATTGCTTCAGCAAGGATATTTGCACGGTTTATATAAGCTAAAAACACAAAATCAACTCTATGTAAGCAGTGGTGCTGGATTTTGGGGTCCAAGTTTTAGGACTTTAGCACCAAGCGAAATAGTACTTTTAAATTTAAAAGGAGAATAAATGGCATTTTCAAATTTAACTTCAAATATTTTTGGACATATTGCAAAAATCAATTTTCCAAAGCCCTTACAAAATTTTATCAACCAAAAATACATAGAATTTTTTAACATTAATATGAGTGAATTTAAAAATGCAAACGAATATGAAAATCTAAATGCTCTATTTACAAGAAAATTGCAAAAAGAAAGAATGATAGAAGATGATTTTATCAGTCCTTGTGATGGAAAAATTTTACAATGCTCTAAAAGCCATAAAATTAAAACTAAACATTTTGCTTTTAGTATCAAAGGTAAAGAATACTCACTTGAAGAATTATTAAAAAATAATTATGATAAAAACGATTTAGAACAAAAACTTGAATATGTTAATATCTATCTTTCGCCAAAAGATTACCACCGCTACCATGCACCTTGTGATATGCAAATTTTAAGCGCTGCTTACACTAAAGGGGTGCTTTTTAGTGTCAATGAAAAACACCTTAATAAAATCAAAAGCGTTTATACTCAAAATGAGAGAGTCTCTTTAAAATGTTTGATTGATAATAAATTTTTAGTATGGCTTGTTTTTGTTGGCGCCCAAAATGTTGGAAAAATGCGTTTTAATTTTGACGAAAGCATACAAACTAATGCGAAAATCAAACATGATTTTATACATAATTATGAAAAGCTTTATTTTAAAAAAGGCGAAGAATTAGGAAATTTTGAACTAGGTTCTACTATAGTTATCATTGCGCAAAAAGGCTTTTTAGATTTCAAGCTTCAAGAAATGCAGCAGATTAAATTTGGAGAACAAATTGCTAAATTCGTAAAAAATTAAGCAATTTTTCGAAGCAGTCTTAAAGAATTTAACACCACGCTTAAAGAGCTAAAACACATCGCTAAAGCTGCGATATGTGGGCTTAAGACAATAAAAGAAAAAGCTCCCGCAGCAATAGGAATACAAAGCGCATTATAAACAAAAGCCCAAAGTAAATTTAATTTTATAATACTCATTGTTTTTTTTGAAAGCTTGAAAACATAGGCAGCAAGCATTAATTCATTTTTATTTAAAACAATATCTCCGGACTCTTTAGCCAAATTATTTGCATTATTTACCACAATGCCAACATCCGCTAAAGCAAGTGCTGCTGCATCATTAATCCCATCTCCCATAAACAAACACTTACCCTTACTTTCATACTGTTTTATCATTTGAAGTTTTTCTTCAGGTTTTAAAGCAAAATAAAATTCTTTAATGCCAAGCTTTGAAGCCACGGTTTTGACATTATTTTCATTATCCCCACTTAAAATCACATTAGTGATTTTTTCTTGAGTAAAAAACTCGCATAAATTTCTAGCATCATTTCTTAACTCATTACTCAAACAAACCACACCCAAACACATTTTATCTTTTGCAAAAAACACAGCAACAGGTGCTTTATCGCGATTTTTTTGGACAAAATTTAAGAATTTTTCATCAATGCTTACTTGATACTCTTGAAGTAATTTTTCATTTCCTGCAAGATATAAAACATTTTCTTCTTCATAAGCAATGCCTTTAGTAGGTAAAGTCTTAAGAGTGCCTTTTAAATTTGAGCCTTGTATTTCATCACTAAAAGCCTTAGAAATTGGATGATTACTAAGTTTTTGAATTTGTGTGAGTTTTTCAAAATCTTGCAAAGACATAAGACTTGCATAAATTTTAAGCTTATCTTCACTTAAAGTTCCAGTTTTATCAAAAATGCTAAATTGTATTTTATGCAAAATT
This genomic interval from Campylobacter sp. CCS1377 contains the following:
- the gltX gene encoding glutamate--tRNA ligase is translated as MYRFAPSPTGDMHIGNLRAAIFNYICARQNNTDFILRIEDTDKARNIAGKEEEIKEILKLFGISWQHYYVQSENLKFHRQMALKLVSEKKAFACFCTEEELESKKELAKKQGKAYRYDGTCENLADIDVLKCEKPFVIRLKKPNQTMKFRDFIKGELSFEPENIDSFVIMRTDKTPTYNFACAVDDMLENVTCIIRGEDHVSNTPKQEHIRASLGYEKAMTYAHLPIILNEEGVKMSKREAHSSVKWLLESGILPSTIANYLIMLGNKTPCEIFTLEEAITWFDISKVSKAPARFDLKKLLQINREHIKMMPNDELNKLLNLGKDVAALAKFYTQEASTIKELKEKISLIFGVKNYAEFEDECKTIKVALRDLALSENYEDFKNELMKKTELKGKKFFMPLRIILTGSIHGPELNDLYPHIKDFIYDLVRI
- a CDS encoding YggT family protein, with translation MIIDSLFQSLLQMIQILISIYTWIIVITAFLSWVNPDPYNPIVQILYKLSYPAYALVRKIPTRIGNIDLAPLIIILVLQFISVLIANMF
- a CDS encoding phosphatidylserine decarboxylase, encoding MAFSNLTSNIFGHIAKINFPKPLQNFINQKYIEFFNINMSEFKNANEYENLNALFTRKLQKERMIEDDFISPCDGKILQCSKSHKIKTKHFAFSIKGKEYSLEELLKNNYDKNDLEQKLEYVNIYLSPKDYHRYHAPCDMQILSAAYTKGVLFSVNEKHLNKIKSVYTQNERVSLKCLIDNKFLVWLVFVGAQNVGKMRFNFDESIQTNAKIKHDFIHNYEKLYFKKGEELGNFELGSTIVIIAQKGFLDFKLQEMQQIKFGEQIAKFVKN
- a CDS encoding lytic transglycosylase domain-containing protein: MRLFLFLFLFLTFPFAAEYDLKTLRIKENSLAKDYYIHRLLEEKKINKKEAQNLANHIFRYVGKIKTEFEKLVPVQTYIDPAYAPCFNYNKKTILDANLTCKNYRSNSLYFISSLDKTTRTKLAKELKQNYPNSAFKLEAFNQDNPLAYSAQKLNSSAFLQFYDYFKNNDLVLSDEFVNELAKHGSFKTFAQNIIIKKKNPKIRASLVNINPQIVKEDTAFYLGVNALLHDEEKQAFAFFQQAYLSFKMSYTKDNALFWMYLISKNEQYLETLAQSNSLNIYALYAKELRNKPFPEIIVLTADDKKSNFDLLDPFLWQNLNKQIQNADEAELLKLAKQFNSQHTLAIYAYIMERVSKFKKNYFIMPYFEYLKDYPVQRQALIMAIARQESRFIPTAISTSYALGVMQFMPFLANHIGQKELKIPNFDQDEVFKPEVAYYFANHHLNYLETYLNSPVFVAYAYNGGIGFTRRMLERPDMFKEGKYEPFLSMELVPYQESRIYAKKVLANYIVYQALLNDNIKISSIFENLIQNKANLANKL
- a CDS encoding metallophosphoesterase, translated to MLFLVFSFGILLLFAIANIYIYKRFILQIHFLKPFKKIFALLLILLFLGQAIFLLFRRDDYLSDFIYGLLASFYAVSYCLFLIALLADLFKILSSFLQNKGLFLGINSKYAKTFFDIFFILLGCFFIQYSINNALGTPSVKEKEIVIPKLKENLKIILLSDIHLGKNLHEDFLQKLIEKVNVYEDIDAVVIVGDLIDTKPQNLSSYIHKLDEFKSKYGTFYALGNHEYYHDADEVIKLLKTYTKLNILINDVKILPSINIAGIADLSSYSFQSHIPDIDAIKNKLDPNLPSILLSHQPKSVDVLDLSHFDLILSGHTHAGQIFPFAFLVLLQQGYLHGLYKLKTQNQLYVSSGAGFWGPSFRTLAPSEIVLLNLKGE